One Acidobacteriota bacterium genomic window carries:
- a CDS encoding DUF3347 domain-containing protein has protein sequence MWQVWLIVNDGRSVVRLGNWQGRRGRPGRMKTMARHVRISRRGAAFAVSAVVLVLFAAQPASAAVAEGLAAPYLHIQLALANDSMDGVNDAASTMAAEAEGMGAPARMIAATARALAGASDIETARAAFGPLSDALIAYGEEVGFGELRIAYCPMVDKSWVQAGSELRNPFYGSQMLTCGSFVEVGSR, from the coding sequence ATGTGGCAGGTGTGGCTGATTGTCAATGACGGCCGGTCGGTAGTACGGTTAGGGAACTGGCAGGGTCGGCGGGGGCGCCCCGGGAGGATGAAGACAATGGCAAGGCACGTGAGAATCTCTCGTCGGGGAGCGGCGTTCGCGGTTTCTGCCGTGGTATTGGTTCTGTTCGCGGCGCAGCCCGCGTCGGCTGCCGTTGCGGAGGGACTGGCGGCGCCGTACCTGCACATCCAGTTGGCCCTCGCCAACGATTCGATGGACGGTGTCAACGATGCCGCCAGCACGATGGCGGCCGAGGCGGAGGGCATGGGCGCACCCGCCAGGATGATTGCCGCCACCGCGCGGGCGCTGGCTGGCGCGAGCGACATCGAGACTGCCCGCGCGGCCTTCGGTCCGTTGAGCGACGCGCTGATTGCCTACGGCGAGGAGGTAGGTTTCGGCGAGCTGCGGATTGCCTACTGCCCGATGGTGGACAAGTCGTGGGTGCAGGCGGGGTCCGAGCTTCGCAACCCCTTCTACGGGTCCCAGATGCTCACTTGCGGCTCCTTCGTGGAGGTGGGCAGCCGGTGA
- a CDS encoding VWA domain-containing protein, translated as MNGRQRLVPSLALLLLASVAIVAAQQQPMFRSGTQLVDLYVTVTDRDGRLVPNLTREDFAIFDDEEPTEIVLFENSVRPITVVVMLDTSASMDLNRDRLMAGAEQFLLRLLPADRARVGAFNDKLEINPPQFIGDRDALIAELPDLGFGNSTRVYDAAYVSLDALTGVDGRRVILLFSDGDDTDSDVGAGNVVDRAVAEEVMIYSIGFESNYFNGIRYVTTRPDRNLRRFAEETGGGYFELTEAADLGPTFTRVARELHSQYVLGFTPRTDGQLHDIRVLLTQRGLTARARRSYLAPSSNAVGQ; from the coding sequence ATGAACGGTCGACAGCGCCTCGTGCCGTCGCTCGCCCTCCTGCTTCTCGCCTCCGTGGCGATTGTCGCCGCCCAGCAGCAGCCGATGTTCCGGAGCGGCACCCAACTGGTCGACCTTTACGTCACGGTCACCGACCGGGACGGGCGGCTGGTTCCCAATCTGACGCGCGAGGACTTCGCGATCTTCGACGACGAGGAACCCACCGAGATCGTGCTGTTCGAAAACTCTGTCCGGCCGATCACAGTGGTGGTAATGCTCGACACGAGCGCCAGCATGGACCTGAACCGCGACCGGTTGATGGCCGGCGCCGAGCAGTTCCTGCTGCGTCTGCTGCCGGCCGACCGCGCGCGGGTCGGCGCGTTCAACGACAAGCTGGAGATCAACCCGCCCCAGTTCATTGGCGACCGTGACGCGCTGATTGCCGAGCTTCCCGACCTGGGCTTCGGCAATTCCACGAGGGTGTACGACGCGGCCTATGTTTCACTGGACGCGCTGACCGGCGTGGACGGCCGCCGCGTCATCCTTCTCTTCAGTGACGGCGACGACACCGACAGCGACGTGGGCGCCGGCAACGTGGTCGACCGGGCAGTGGCCGAGGAAGTGATGATTTACTCGATCGGCTTCGAGAGCAACTACTTCAACGGCATCCGCTACGTCACGACACGGCCGGACCGCAACCTGCGCCGGTTCGCCGAGGAAACCGGCGGCGGCTACTTCGAGCTCACCGAGGCGGCCGACCTGGGCCCCACCTTCACGCGCGTGGCGCGCGAGCTGCACAGCCAGTACGTCCTGGGTTTCACGCCCCGCACCGACGGACAGCTTCACGATATCAGGGTGCTGCTGACGCAACGGGGCCTGACGGCGCGGGCGCGGCGCAGCTACCTCGCTCCCAGCAGCAACGCGGTCGGCCAGTGA
- a CDS encoding bifunctional (p)ppGpp synthetase/guanosine-3',5'-bis(diphosphate) 3'-pyrophosphohydrolase, with product MTWSPRIELAINTAIEAHGLRRRKAKRGYQTGHVLSVALITADFGFDEDTVIAAMLHDTLEDTDLDPDVIRSNFGQLVLGMVRDVSEPQKAAPWQERKETYIEQLRSTPRFGSLAVASADKIHNLTTMTMELERQGPVFIEAFNTNLEGMLWYQHTVLATVTARWSHPILDAHRNRLDAFVSAVTRAPSA from the coding sequence GTGACCTGGTCCCCCCGCATCGAGCTGGCGATCAACACAGCGATCGAAGCCCACGGCCTGCGCCGGCGCAAGGCGAAGCGCGGTTACCAGACCGGGCACGTCCTGTCGGTCGCACTGATCACCGCCGACTTCGGCTTCGACGAGGACACCGTCATCGCCGCGATGCTCCACGACACGCTGGAAGACACGGACCTCGATCCTGACGTCATCCGTTCGAACTTCGGACAGCTCGTCCTCGGGATGGTCCGTGACGTCTCGGAGCCGCAGAAGGCGGCCCCCTGGCAGGAGCGGAAGGAGACCTACATAGAGCAGCTCCGGTCGACGCCAAGGTTCGGCTCGCTCGCCGTCGCGTCGGCCGACAAGATCCACAACCTGACGACGATGACGATGGAACTCGAGCGGCAGGGACCGGTCTTCATCGAGGCCTTCAACACAAACCTGGAAGGGATGCTCTGGTACCAGCACACCGTGCTGGCGACCGTGACGGCACGGTGGTCACATCCCATCCTGGACGCGCACCGCAACCGCCTCGACGCCTTCGTCAGTGCAGTGACCCGCGCACCGTCGGCGTGA
- the feoB gene encoding ferrous iron transport protein B: MHQGLRTLDELPIGQSAVVHRVGCEQRVGCRLMEMGLLPGTPIEMVRRAPLGDPLEIRLRGYLLSLRSADAAGVTLVPDGHADPPGATDGDGHSHGSAIPFAAHPARAATIGGRVPRVLVAGNANSGKTTIFNRLTGARARVGNYPGVTVARASREIDLPDGPRVEVVDLPGTYSLSTYSPDEQVAVDEVLGRRGDDPDAVVVVVDATALERGLYLVMQIVETGVPVVVALNMVDEARAAGVDVDASKLGDWLGVEVVPMVATTGEGLDDLRAAIARAVGLAARPEVAWSDFPPAVESAVSEVEQSLDGSGFVRTPAARRSWAVWSLLSHSADEDDVEGLPDGVRRTVDTVRQQAADAQLELGRGLIAARYGWIEQVVADVRRVRPAAAPSVVWTERIDSVLTHRLWGLGVFAVVMALLFEALFTWSEPFIGVIETVTVWLQNGVTGVLPAGALQDLMVNGVIAGVGNVVVFVPQIAMIGLFIAVLEDAGYLARVAFLIDRLMGRVGLHGKAFVPMLSGFACAIPGVMATRTIESRRDRLITMLTLPMISCSARLPVFALVTAVVFAGSGRVFGLFSTGAVVLFSMYAVSVVATLGAAAVLRRTVLHGPRLPLVLELPPYRMPVWRNVFLATWRGLRKFLIDAGTIILTMTIILWALLSYPRSAEIAQRYEAERVAVAASVADADAQAEQMAALDGQEAGEQLRYSVAGRVGRLMEPTIEPLGFDWRIGVGILGAFAAREVFVSTLGIVFGIAEADEESVSLRTSLQEARHPDGSTLMTPLAGISLMVFFVLACQCMSTIGVVRRESGSWGWPIFMFAYMSVLAYVASLVVYQVGSLLGWGV; the protein is encoded by the coding sequence TCGATGAGTTACCCATCGGCCAGTCGGCGGTAGTCCACCGCGTCGGCTGCGAGCAGCGTGTCGGCTGCCGTCTCATGGAAATGGGGCTGCTGCCGGGGACGCCGATCGAGATGGTGCGCCGGGCGCCGCTTGGGGATCCACTCGAGATCCGGTTGCGCGGCTACCTGCTGAGTCTCCGATCCGCCGACGCCGCCGGCGTAACGCTGGTGCCCGACGGGCATGCGGATCCCCCGGGCGCAACCGACGGCGACGGTCACTCCCACGGCAGCGCCATTCCCTTTGCCGCGCATCCAGCGCGCGCCGCGACAATCGGCGGGCGCGTGCCGCGCGTCCTGGTCGCGGGTAACGCCAACTCGGGCAAGACCACGATCTTCAACCGGCTGACCGGCGCCCGCGCCAGGGTAGGCAACTACCCCGGCGTGACGGTGGCGCGTGCATCGCGTGAAATCGACCTGCCGGACGGCCCGCGCGTGGAGGTGGTCGATCTCCCGGGCACCTACAGCCTCAGCACCTACTCGCCGGACGAGCAGGTGGCGGTCGACGAGGTGCTTGGCCGCCGCGGCGACGACCCGGACGCGGTCGTTGTGGTCGTGGATGCCACCGCACTGGAGCGTGGCCTGTATCTCGTGATGCAGATCGTCGAGACCGGTGTCCCGGTGGTCGTAGCGCTCAATATGGTGGACGAGGCGCGGGCGGCGGGCGTGGACGTGGACGCGTCGAAGCTGGGTGACTGGCTCGGTGTGGAAGTGGTGCCGATGGTCGCCACGACGGGCGAGGGGCTCGACGACCTGCGAGCCGCAATCGCGCGCGCCGTCGGTCTGGCGGCCCGCCCGGAGGTGGCCTGGTCCGATTTTCCGCCGGCCGTCGAGAGTGCCGTCAGCGAAGTGGAACAGTCGCTCGATGGCTCGGGGTTCGTTCGGACCCCCGCCGCGCGACGTTCCTGGGCCGTCTGGTCACTCCTGTCGCATTCGGCCGACGAGGATGACGTCGAAGGTTTGCCGGACGGGGTACGCCGGACGGTCGATACGGTGCGTCAGCAGGCGGCGGACGCGCAACTGGAGTTGGGCCGCGGCCTGATCGCCGCCCGCTACGGCTGGATCGAGCAGGTGGTGGCGGACGTGCGGCGCGTGCGGCCGGCTGCCGCGCCCAGCGTTGTCTGGACCGAGCGGATTGATTCGGTCCTCACCCACCGGCTTTGGGGCCTGGGCGTGTTCGCCGTCGTGATGGCGTTGCTCTTCGAGGCGCTGTTCACGTGGTCCGAGCCGTTCATCGGCGTGATCGAGACGGTAACCGTCTGGCTGCAGAACGGCGTAACCGGCGTGTTGCCGGCGGGCGCCCTGCAGGACCTGATGGTCAATGGCGTGATTGCCGGCGTTGGCAATGTCGTCGTGTTCGTCCCTCAGATCGCGATGATCGGGTTATTTATCGCCGTCCTCGAAGATGCCGGCTATCTCGCGCGCGTCGCCTTTCTCATCGACCGGCTGATGGGCCGGGTCGGTCTGCACGGGAAAGCGTTCGTTCCGATGCTGTCGGGCTTTGCCTGCGCCATTCCGGGGGTAATGGCGACCCGCACCATCGAGAGCCGGCGCGACCGATTGATCACGATGCTGACCTTGCCGATGATCTCGTGCAGCGCGCGGCTGCCCGTCTTCGCACTGGTGACCGCGGTGGTCTTTGCGGGCAGCGGGCGGGTGTTCGGACTGTTCAGCACGGGCGCCGTCGTGCTGTTTTCGATGTACGCGGTCTCGGTGGTGGCGACTCTCGGCGCCGCCGCCGTGCTGCGCCGGACGGTCCTGCACGGCCCACGCCTGCCGCTGGTGCTGGAACTGCCCCCGTATCGCATGCCGGTCTGGCGCAATGTCTTTCTGGCGACATGGCGCGGGCTCCGCAAGTTCCTGATCGATGCCGGCACGATCATTCTGACGATGACGATCATCCTGTGGGCGCTGCTCTCGTACCCCCGGAGCGCGGAGATCGCGCAGCGTTACGAGGCGGAACGCGTTGCGGTGGCGGCGTCGGTGGCCGATGCGGACGCGCAGGCCGAGCAGATGGCGGCACTTGACGGCCAGGAAGCGGGCGAGCAACTCCGCTACAGCGTGGCTGGCCGGGTAGGCCGCCTGATGGAGCCCACCATTGAGCCGCTCGGTTTCGACTGGCGAATCGGAGTGGGCATTCTGGGCGCCTTCGCCGCTCGCGAGGTGTTCGTTTCCACCCTCGGAATCGTCTTCGGCATCGCCGAGGCGGATGAGGAAAGCGTGTCGCTCCGGACGTCGCTGCAGGAGGCGCGGCATCCCGACGGCAGTACGCTGATGACGCCGCTCGCCGGAATATCGCTGATGGTCTTCTTCGTCCTGGCGTGCCAGTGCATGAGCACGATCGGCGTCGTGCGGCGCGAGTCCGGTTCCTGGGGCTGGCCAATCTTCATGTTCGCGTACATGTCGGTGCTGGCCTACGTCGCGTCGCTCGTCGTCTACCAGGTGGGTTCTCTGTTAGGCTGGGGTGTCTGA